In Engraulis encrasicolus isolate BLACKSEA-1 unplaced genomic scaffold, IST_EnEncr_1.0 scaffold_510_np1212, whole genome shotgun sequence, the DNA window GTGTTGTTCTTACATTCCCACTTCTGCAGGTCACTCTTGTCATCACAGGTGAACCACTGTAGACCTGAGCCATCAGCTCTGCTCCCAGCTCCCAGACACTTTTTCAAGTGAACATTGAAGATGCGGTCTTCTGATGTCCAGCGGAACTGCTGACTTGGATGGTTGGAGTCACAGTGGTATAACATCAGGGGCTGACTGCCTCTGAGGCATTTGTTCATATTCTCATCATACATAAGAAAATTATCCTCTGTTGgatgaaaaagagatggagaattagagttctcaacgggcctgaaaatgtcaacccgaccctacccggcccgtggcttttaaagtccgagcccgatgttacccgacacatcactagaattatctaaccgaacccggctcgaggcccgaagtcggggctcgagtttccccacgttatcctatggagaatgacgggttgtggtgggtctttaagtgcacttatgtgcagtaaattgcataacccacttaaaaacctagtgaaaagatattttctacaatagaaacataatatgaaatggggaaacgttctttctatttaagcagaatcatccacagcgcgatttcaatagcctcttcacggcaacaacaatctatccacctttgtTTTGacgtctaaatgtaggcttactacatttccaccccgttttatctgattaaatgtaggctacgtgaagttgcccctccctccttgtttgttcatatgcgttgGTGAGATGGAAACCCTGGCTGTGCCAACTTGTTTAAAActttcataaaattttggtcggcacacaagtttttggacatactaatttctagtggcacctgggctacggttggtgcatttatcagccatgtagcaaataAGACAGTTTGCTAGGTGAGAGgttgagatcttcctcggctggcgagcgtccgcttggtgtgtgcgcgtgtttcctGCCCCCCCAAGACCCGAAAAGTTGGTTTTCAAGTCAATTttagcacgaaaacagcaaagacaaggtgatatttcattcacgctcaaaataaaacatttttctgaggggattttcaaccagacgcagcgcgagcagacagtgtggaaagccaagtctaccggaaaCCTTTTGCTTGGCGCTCGCTTACCTTCGgtcacgagccatttaaatagtgaagtggcatatcgcaaaagcacatgcggattatccaaattatatgcaacaaagtcgccaacaaagcgtggatttaacgtttaatacgcatacgCCCAAAGTTGTGTgggaatacggggaaaggataaaccgaattggaaagccactgtccttttaGTTTGCCTATGTAGAAGACCCCCTTCGGTTttgtttcacctcatggggaaacaTAAttcccatgcactgcatttgctgagactactaagcaataaagttagcgatcaactAAAAAtatggttgttgtcattacagcatttaatatgctATATGGTGTTGTTTAAAATtgtcattggattgccaaccgccCCTTGTATAAGAAACAAAATAGGCTATGGTTCCATGAGTgaatgggactcaatatcgtttaaaaattgcatctaaaaaacttttttcccgtttttattagtttgcgtaatttgtagccaatgtagttttttctgtgcgttccgggacctctttccaactcatcatcgctgtgatgtgatttttgttttgcgttctggtagTGATTTAAAATTTAAAGCACTGCGtgcaaggttgcatgcagcagcctgccagaccttcgttacgcggGCCCTACATATATTTGGGATAGATAgggtctagctttactgacccatcaagggggaaattcgccatgattcacggtaaacagcagaactgatttttttttcactgggcggaaaagatttaGCCCGTGGACCGAACCGACCCCAGCCATTATGCTTAGGCTATATTTTTGAcccgaacccaaagggcccgtcgggtttgtcgggctgacccgacccgttgagaacttaTGGAGAATCACAGAAGGAAGATCATCTCATTAGTGaaagcatttgaagagttcagatgtaaaACCTTCTAAATGCCCTctccatgaaaaaaataaattagcGTATTGTGTGAATCTCATTTCCAgcttatttttcttttaaaagaaAACACTCCATACTTGTCTAAAATATAGTCCTTGTTTAAAGTAAGTCTCTAAATCCATATCCTTTTGCAGCAAAAGCTCTATATCCAAACAGTCAATCATAAGGGACATGACATGAATTTACATGATTCTATTGTTTGCCTTCTTCACagagcaggtgttttttgccATTGCATTTATTTTATGTTTCGATTTGTATGTCATTGGTTTATATGAGATTCTATTTTGCAGTTCAAtgttattttaatgtattttattaGGTGTATTACTAGGTGTATCATGTGCTTAGAAAGCTTACAGTCTGCGGATGTGATGAAAATACACATATTGGCATTATTATTTAACTATGTGGATTTAGAATTTCTTAAATCTTGTCAGGTATAATACTTCTGCCTTCATTTATGAAGAGACATTAGACAAATATGGCGTGATAGTAATTCATGATAGGCTGCATTTTAAATAAGTTATGAATGAGCCAACTATATCacatcactatcatcatcatcataatgttCAATGTTTTCATTTGTATCATGGGTGGGATTGCAATGTCTGAGCTTTGTTGCACATAAAGCACGTATGGATTTAGCTGGTTTTGAcacgaaagaggaaaaaaaatgtctgcttAAAAATTAAGTAATTTGGCTGAAGTAAAATGTGTGAGAttaacacacatttttcactcaTAACCTTGTGATTTCAAGTAAAAGTAGGTTCCTACACCTAAATATGAATGCCTGATGGAATTGACCCTTTTTCTCAAAGAGTGGTCTAATCAATGAATTTAGAGGATTTTGCATTTCAAGTATAAGGCCACATGTGAATGGCAGGATGTTACCTATTATTTTAAAATTGATGGTAATGTTTAACTCTGATATCTTTGTACTAAAtgtaaacatgaaataaattaaaCATTTCGAATCACAGTGATGTTATCAATAGACTGTTCCCATGTGTGCATTTTTCTCTGGCCAGTGGTCATGGTTGACATACCTGATTGGCAGGAGCCCAGTGTGACATGGAGCACCAATAGCAGAGCTCTC includes these proteins:
- the LOC134444320 gene encoding macrophage mannose receptor 1-like: MSVTMRTTILGRALLLVLHVTLGSCQSEDNFLMYDENMNKCLRGSQPLMLYHCDSNHPSQQFRWTSEDRIFNVHLKKCLGAGSRADGSGLQWFTCDDKSDLQKWECKNNTKLNLKGTDLFVSQEENTVLRLTQDNSTASHWLIHGTEEGLCSRPYREIYTVQGNAFGSPCHFLPYKASGTQIVSWKSPHSDIGVQ